The following are encoded together in the Panicum virgatum strain AP13 chromosome 6K, P.virgatum_v5, whole genome shotgun sequence genome:
- the LOC120711861 gene encoding xyloglucan endotransglycosylase/hydrolase protein 8-like, with translation MARRSLALLAVSLALLQVASAARSWLTQFTTDGTVRTGYDAAGQKVMMLNLDRSSGPAGFNSKELFLYGEFSIEMKLIRGNSAGTVSCFYLSSGTDDWRDEIDMEFMGNSSGQPVVLNTNVWANGDGKKEHQFDLWFDPSADYHTYTIIWNPENILFKVDNVFIRSFKRYADLPYPSSKPMTLHATLWDGSYWATEKGKVPVDWNNAPFVVSYRSFYANACVSGGACRAGSDGWMHRQLDAAEWGTVRWAERNYMRYNYCQDGWRFSQGLPAECSRN, from the exons ATGGCGCGGCGTTCCCTCGCTCTGCTCGCCGTCTCCCTCGCGCTCTTGCAGGTCgcctcggcggcgaggtcctGGCTCACCCAGTTCACCACGGACGGCACCGTCCGCACGGGGTACGACGCTGCAGGCCAGAAGGTGATGATGCTCAACCTCGACCGGAGCTCCGGCCCCGCTGGCTTCAACTCCAAGGAGCTGTTCCTCTACGGCGAGTTCAGCATCGAGATGAAGCTCATCCGCGGAAACTCCGCCGGCACCGTCTCCTGCTTCTAC CTCTCCTCCGGCACCGACGACTGGCGCGACGAGATCGACATGGAGTTCATGGGCAACTCGAGCGGCCAGCCGGTGGTGCTCAACACCAACGTGTGGGCTAACGGCGACGGCAAGAAGGAGCACCAGTTCGACCTCTGGTTCGACCCCTCCGCCGACTACCACACCTACACCATCATCTGGAACCCGGAGAACATACTGTTCAAGGTGGACAACGTGTTCATCCGCTCCTTCAAGCGCTACGCCGACCTGCCCTACCCGAGCTCCAAGCCCATGACGCTGCACGCCACGCTGTGGGACGGCAGCTACTGGGCCACCGAGAAGGGCAAGGTCCCCGTCGACTGGAACAACGCGCCCTTCGTCGTCTCCTACCGGAGCTTCTACGCCAACGCCTGCGTCAGCGGCGGCGCGTGCCGCGCCGGCAGCGACGGGTGGATGCACAggcagctcgacgccgccgagtGGGGCACAGTGAGGTGGGCGGAGCGCAACTACATGCGCTACAACTACTGCCAGGATGGGTGGAGGTTCTCGCAGGGGCTCCCCGCCGAGTGCAGCCGcaactga
- the LOC120713292 gene encoding mannose-6-phosphate isomerase 1-like, translated as MEHPSPPEAAAAAASLQRDEEPSPPPPPPQRLRCAVQHYEWGRRGAASLVARLADQQDPGDMARRPYAELWIGTHPSGPSTLLDGGELLRDWLARRPGALGPAVTARWGGELPFLFKVLSVAKALSIQAHPDKKLAEALHALRPSIYKDDNHKPEMAIAITEFRVLYGFAGMEELKVVLRTVPEVEGLVGHEHAGKLMSLKEYDEGNEIKSSLQSAFAKLMATSKEKLSEALSKLIRRLNIESKIRTLTDKEQLVLSLERQYADDIGVIAALFFNYVKLSPGEALYIGANEPHAYLSGECIECMATSDNVARAGLTPKYKDIQTLCSMLTYKQAFPELLQGVCVQPYVRRYTPPFDEFEVDCCLVPAGELVIISSVAGPFVFVVIAGEGKLQADSLPDGKRAKEGNVFFVPAYTEVKLSTRGPESMQLYRAGVNSRFFS; from the exons ATGGAGCACCCGTCTCCGCCagaggccgccgcggcggcggcgtccttgcAGCGCGACGAGGAGCcgtctccgccaccgccgccgccgcagaggcTGCGCTGCGCGGTGCAGCATTACGAGTGGGGCCGGCGCGGGGCTGCCTCCCTcgtcgctcgcctcgccgaccaGCAGGACCCCGGCGACATGGCCCGGCGGCCATACGCTGAGCTCTGGATTGGCACGCACCCGTCGGGCCCCTCCAcgctcctcgacggcggcgagctcctcaGGGACTGGCTCGCGCGGAGACCCGGCGCGCTCGGCCCCGCCGTCACCGCGCGGTGGGGAGGAGAGCTCCCATTCCTCTTCAAG GTGTTGTCGGTGGCCAAGGCGCTCTCGATCCAGGCGCACCCGGACAAGAAACTTGCCGAGGCGCTGCACGCGCTGCGGCCTTCCATCTACAAGGATGACAACCACAAGCCCGAGATGGCCATCGCCATCACTGAGTTTCGGGTGCTTTATGGGTTTGCAGGCATGGAG GAGCTCAAGGTTGTCCTGAGGACTGTACCTGAAGTTGAAGGGCTAGTTGGGCATGAGCATGCTGGCAAGCTGATGAGCTTGAAGGAGTATGATGAGGGTAATGAAATAAAATCCAGTTTACAATCAGCTTTTGCTAAGCTAATGGCAACAAGTAAAGAGAAGCTTTCAGAAGCACTTTCGAAACTGATCCGTCGCCTAAATATTGAGAGCAAG ATTAGAACCTTAACAGATAAAGAACAGTTGGTTTTGTCACTGGAGAGACAATATGCAGATGATATTGGTGTCATAGCAGCACTTTTCTTTAACTACGTCAAACTTAGTCCTGGTGAAGCACTTTATATTGGTGCAAATGAACCGCATGCGTATCTCTCTGGGGAATGCATTGAATGTATGGCCACTTCAGACAATGTTGCCCGTGCTGGTTTGACTCCTAAGTACAAAGATATACAAACTCTCTGCTCAATGCTAACGTACAAACAG GCATTCCCGGAACTCTTGCAAGGCGTTTGTGTGCAGCCATACGTAAGGCGCTACACCCCTCCATTTGACGAGTTCGAGGTCGATTGCTGCTTGGTACCTGCAGGTGAACTGGTTATCATATCCTCGGTGGCAGGCCCATTTGTCTTCGTCGTTATAGCCGGGGAAGGTAAGCTCCAGGCAGATTCTCtacctgatggaaaaagagcaAAGGAAGGCAATGTTTTCTTCGTGCCAGCATACACTGAGGTTAAGCTCTCTACCCGTGGCCCTGAGTCCATGCAGCTGTACAGGGCTGGTGTAAACAGCAGGTTCTTCAGTTAA
- the LOC120711862 gene encoding uncharacterized protein LOC120711862 isoform X1: protein MKPVLMRRKSKGMTKNPYRHKPGVLPRAEEQTATGSATGLRVLPIGARFALATDLVDDPQLTPETLKKFQDSMKECYKFASEMANRSYTKSQKLKATVDVDRIIQEKERQIGEKMMEYVEIHNQLHTVQKESAREIWQLKKDIGNLKKDKSLEERNQSLEDKNKEMRKKHPDEVEHKAKLLHDADQQLIHCMK, encoded by the exons ATGAAGCCGGTCTTGATGAGGAGGAAAAGCAAAGGGATGACGAAGAATCCCTATAG GCACAAACCAGGAGTATTGCCAAGAGCCGAGGAGCAAACTGCCACTGGGTCAGCTACGGGGTTACGGGTGTTGCCAATCGGGGCCAGGTTCGCGCTCGCGACCGATCTCGTGGATGACCCACAGTTGACTCCAGAAACTTTGAAGAAGTTCCAGGATAGCATGAAGGAATGCTATAAATTTGCATCG GAAATGGCCAATCGATCATATACCAAATCCCAGAAGCTGAAGGCCACCGTTGATGTGGATAGGATTATCCAAGAAAAGGAACGCCAGATTGGAGAAAAGATGATGGAATATGTTGAAATCCATAACCAGCTACACACGGTACAGAAGGAAAGTGCTCGCGAGATTTGGCAACTAAAAAAGGATATTGGAAACCTGAAAAAGGACAAGTCTCTAGAGGAGAGAAATCAGTCATTAGAGgacaaaaataaagaaatgaGGAAGAAACATCCAG ATGAAGTGGAGCACAAGGCCAAGCTATTGCATGATGCAGATCAGCAACTTATCCATTGCATGAAGTAG
- the LOC120711862 gene encoding uncharacterized protein LOC120711862 isoform X2 has product MKPVLMRRKSKGMTKNPYRHKPGVLPRAEEQTATGSATGLRVLPIGARFALATDLVDDPQLTPETLKKFQDSMKECYKFASEMANRSYTKSQKLKATVDVDRIIQEKERQIGEKMMEYVEIHNQLHTVQKESAREIWQLKKDIGNLKKDKSLEERNQSLEDKNKEMRKKHPELTDISI; this is encoded by the exons ATGAAGCCGGTCTTGATGAGGAGGAAAAGCAAAGGGATGACGAAGAATCCCTATAG GCACAAACCAGGAGTATTGCCAAGAGCCGAGGAGCAAACTGCCACTGGGTCAGCTACGGGGTTACGGGTGTTGCCAATCGGGGCCAGGTTCGCGCTCGCGACCGATCTCGTGGATGACCCACAGTTGACTCCAGAAACTTTGAAGAAGTTCCAGGATAGCATGAAGGAATGCTATAAATTTGCATCG GAAATGGCCAATCGATCATATACCAAATCCCAGAAGCTGAAGGCCACCGTTGATGTGGATAGGATTATCCAAGAAAAGGAACGCCAGATTGGAGAAAAGATGATGGAATATGTTGAAATCCATAACCAGCTACACACGGTACAGAAGGAAAGTGCTCGCGAGATTTGGCAACTAAAAAAGGATATTGGAAACCTGAAAAAGGACAAGTCTCTAGAGGAGAGAAATCAGTCATTAGAGgacaaaaataaagaaatgaGGAAGAAACATCCAG AGCTCACAGACATTAGTATCTAA
- the LOC120711865 gene encoding ribosome-inactivating protein-like: MAAPKPEFTDSFVVQTGNYGDFVRLCRQNVIKYCSNVTGIAQPVLPQEQPIPKRWFHVLLRTETSSLTLAVRMDNLYLVGFRTPAGVWWEFNNEQGKHLITGARWLGFGGRYQDLIGQKALETVTLGRFQMTEAVNVLAKHPGGTPAAVAEELQPQGGVLVSAEGGVQQADPSAEAKSKLAKLVIMICEGLRFLTVSGTVDKEFENPAATVTQMQGKQVNKWDRISAAVFKWAQDPTAEFPDLEEVGVEDRNDAARIVALVKFQKAN, from the coding sequence atGGCGGCGCCAAAACCCGAGTTCACGGATTCCTTCGTCGTGCAAACCGGCAACTACGGCGACTTCGTCCGCCTGTGCCGGCAAAATGTGATCAAATACTGCAGCAACGTCACGGGCATCGCTCAGCCCGTGCtgccgcaggagcagccgaTCCCCAAGCGCTGGTTCCACGTCCTCCTCCGCACCGAGACCAGCTCCCTCACGCTGGCCGTGCGCATGGACAACCTCTACCTCGTCGGCTTCAGGACCCCAGCCGGGGTGTGGTGGGAgttcaacaacgagcaaggcaAGCACCTCATCACGGGCGCCAGGTGGCTCGGCTTCGGCGGCCGGTACCAGGATCTCATCGGCCAGAAGGCGCTGGAGACCGTCACGCTGGGCCGTTTCCAGATGACCGAAGCCGTCAATGTCCTGGCGAAGCACCCCGGCGGCACACCTGctgcggtggcggaggagctGCAGCCGCAGGGCGGCGTATTGGTATCGGCGGAGGGTGGCGTTCAGCAGGCCGACCCGTCCGCCGAGGCCAAGAGCAAGCTGGCGAAGCTGGTGATCATGATCTGCGAGGGGCTGCGCTTCCTCACTGTGTCCGGCACGGTGGACAAGGAGTTCGAGAACCCCGCGGCGACGGTGACCCAGATGCAGGGGAAGCAGGTGAATAAGTGGGATAGGATCTCGGCGGCGGTGTTCAAGTGGGCTCAGGACCCGACTGCTGAGTTCCCCGATCTGGAGGAGGTGGGCGTCGAGGACAGAAACGATGCAGCCAGGATCGTCGCGCTCGTCAAATTTCAGAAGGCCAACTAG